In the Flavobacteriales bacterium genome, TCAAATTTAGAAGTGAACGCTTGTACAGATCCAAAAAACAAAGGTCCCCAAATCTCATACACCTTAGTTCCATCTTCTTTAATACTCTTTCGAGCTCTAATCATAGTTGCATTTTTCCATGCAAAAACTAAAGCTGAAATAATTACCCCTACGATTACTGCAATAGCCAAATCTTGCCATACTGTTATGGCAGACACAACTATCAAAACAAATGCATCAGCCTTTGGTATCTTAGTAATAATTCGAAAACTACTCCATGCAAACGTTCCTATAACAACCATAAACATTACACCAACAAGTGCCGCCAAAGGAATCTGCTCAATAAAAGAAGCACCGAATAGAATGAAACACAACAAGGCAATCGATGCAGTAAATCCAGATAACCTACCACGACCACCAGAGTTAACATTAATCAGTGACTGACCAATCATGGCGCAACCACCCATACCGCCAAATAATCCGTTTAGAAGATTAGCACCTCCTTGAGCAACACATTCCAGATTTCCACTTCCTCTTGTTTCAGTAATCTCATCTACTAAGTTTAAAGTCATTAAAGATTCTATCAAACCAACTGCTGCTAGTAAAAATGCAGTTGACAATATTAAACTCCAATGCCCGTCTAAAGTCGATACAAAATCAAATAAGCCGGTTTGAAAAACTGGTAGTGAACCACTTAGCCCATCACCTCCACCATCTTTAATAAAAGAGCCTACCGTATTTACATCCAAGCCACCTAAAATTGTGATGGCAGCTACTACGCCAATAGCAACAAGAGCTGCTGGCGCCTTAGTAGTCAATTTAGGTAGGAGGTACATGATTAACATGGTAAGACCAACAAATCCAGCCATCATATACATGTCTTGTCCTTGCATCCAAACCATTTTACCATCAATACTTTCTTTAAACAAACCTAGTTGCGACAAAAATATCACGATTGCTAATCCGTTCACAAAGCCCATCATAACAGAATGCGGTATTAATCGTACAAATTTACCAAGCTTAAAAATCCCAGCTGCAATTTGTATTGCACCTACAATAATCAGAGTAATAAATAGCCATTGTAATCCTAAGTTCTCAATGGGATTCTCTAAGGTTAATCCAACTTCGTTTCCTTTCTGAATCATATGTACCATAACCACTGCCATCGCACCAGTAGCACCAGAAATCATACCTGGCCTACCTCCAAACAAAGAAGTAATTAGTCCCATTATAAATGCGCCGTAGAGACCCACTAGAGGATCTATCCCTGCAACAAAAGCAAAGGCTACCGCCTCTGGAACTAGTGCCAATGCAACAGTAAGACCGGAAAGAATATCGTCTTTAGCGTTGAATGTGAAATTTTGAAAAAGCTTTTTCATTTTTATGAATCTAAGTCTAAAAAGTCGGCAAAGGTATGGTTTCTACACGATAGACTACCTAAGGATACACATTGAGAATGCTAAAATGAAGCTATTACCTAAACCATAAAGACAACAGGCTAGGTATGTGAATGATACTATGAATACAGAAACACAATATCGCTATTTTGCGCGGTTAGCCTCTCTTGCCATCTGATTTAGCCGAAAGCGAGTAGCATCTAAATATTGAAGACACATTCTTACATCTCCTTCCTTGCTAAGATTAAGTTTCGCAAATATGCTTTTTTGCATTTCTTTCTTCATCTCCCATTGTTTCTGAGTATATTTTAAAGACCCCCTACTACTCATATCTCCTTCATCGGTATATCTTTTATGAAGAAAGTTGTATGTCGCATTAATTATAGAATCCATTCGTAAATGTTCGGCTTCTAAACATTGGATCTGCTCTTCTTCAGTATCATTTAATAAGCAATCCATGATAATATCCTCTTCCTCGCTGTATTCATCTTGAGCCATTAATTGCCCTGAAGTAATTAGTAAAAAAAGAGGTACTAAAAGTTGAGTGGGTTTCATGCTTTCCTCGAAAACAATAATCAGTCCAGATTATCTGTGCTTGTAAAATTTATTCAAATTAGGCTTGGACCCAGCTACAGTATTAATTAAAGGATACATACCCCCATCCTTAGATAAGAACCTAACAGTAGTAGTTGTTTCAGAATTATTAATAATCGTAAAATGGAAGATTAACGTGTCGCTCTTTATAGTATAACTCCCACCTCCTGACTCATCATTGGTAGCCGACTGCTTAAACTTGCCATTAGATTTAAGTATATACATCTCCGCATAATTCCCTTTAACGTATTTATAGCGACCAACTGTTGCTACCGTTTCCTGATCACTTGCATTTACTTCTGGTGCTGGTGAATAGGGTTCACTTTCAATCACTGCGCTCTTCGGTTGAGACATTTTTTCTCTTGGTACGGCTAAAGCATTAAATGACTTCACGCTTCTTTCTTTTACCATTTTCATAGCTTCTTCTCTCTCCTCTACATACTTAGATACAGAAGTTTCGGTTACCGACAAATCCTCTTTAGGAGAGAGACTTACAATCTCCTCTTTTACTTCTTCTTGATCTTGTCTCTCTCTTACCGACTCTTCAACTACTTCATCCTCAAACTCAACAACCTCTTCCTGATACAACTCCGATTCTAAGTCTGATAATGACTCGCTTATACCCATTTCCAAATCCTCTTCCTCTTCCAGAACTTCTTCCGAATCTAACTTCTCTTTATTTTTTGCACTCTTATAAAACATAGGTTTATCATACTCATTCTCCTTCTCAACTACCAGCGCTAAACTTTCTGTAGATTGATTATTATCGGCTCCATAGTATAAGAAAGCTCCAATACCGAAAATTAAAAATGAAGCTGCAATAGCCAGAATTCTTTTTAAGTCGAAGGTAACCGGCTTATCGACCACTCTCGTTTCAATTCTTCTTGTAAGGTTTGTGAGAGACGATTTAGCTTCATCTCCCAACATCGCATAACCATCCAATGCCTCATCACAAAATTCACATTCCAATGCATGGAATTCAATACTGTGCATAGCTTCATCGCTCAATCGATTCTCGTGATAATCGATTAACTCTTGTTGGGTGATATGTTCGTCCCTTTTACTCACGGCTTTTTTCTAAACACGTTTTAATATTCCTTTTTCCATTTTGAATATAGCTCTTTACCTTTTTAAGCTCATACCCCGCTACTTCTTCTATTTGCCTATATGACTTATCTTCTAAAAAGAACAACTTTACACATTTCTTTTGTTCGGCCTGAAGTTTATTAATACATTTCTCTAAAGCAGTCAAATCGTTTTCAATCGAAGGTTCTTCTACATGATGCATAGGGATGGTATATTCCATATCATCCATCTTAGATTCTGCACCAGCTTTCGATTTCCCAGACCTAATTTGCATCAAACAAAAATTTCTTGAGGTAACATGTAACCAACTTTTAAAGTTATCTATTTCAAAACGTTGTGTATCATGAATCAACTTTTCAAAGATATTCATCACGGCATCTTCACTATCGGCTTTGTTCTTTAGATATTTTAAGCACACACCAAAAACCAAATGCATATAGCGATGGTAGAGTTCACCGAGCTCCTCTAAGTCACCAGAATTCTTGTAATGCTTAAGCAATACCTTATCTGATAGGTCGTCATATTTTCGATCGAAACTTAAATTCATTGAATAGCTCGGGGAATTTTACACAATTTATAAAAAAGATACGAAGTGCTTATGGAATCTCGATTGAGATTGCATCATAAAGGAAAAACTTATAATTATGAAAGCAACGATCAAAATAACTACCCTTAGTTTAACTCTACTATTTATCAGCCTTATAAGCTATGCAAAACAAGTAACTGGAATTGTTAAAAACAGCAATACAGTTTTAAGTAGTGTTATTGTCCAAGTTAAAAACACACAAGTAAAATCGAAAACAAATAAACTTGGTGAGTTCTCAATTGAAGCAACAAGCCCAAATACAATTTTAACATTTACAGCGAAAGACCACTTAGTAAAAGAAGTTTTTGTAGGCACTCGAGACTCCATTGAGATCACTCTGGTTTATTCTCAATTAATCACGGTCAAAGATCAAAAAGAATTGGAAATAGAAATAGTAGAGGACGAGGTAATGGAAATTACTCGTGAATATCACGAAAAAGTTAAATACGATAAAGGACCAGGTAAAATTCACCCTAAGAGTTCAAAAATCATGAGATGCTTATCGTCCCCGAATCAAGGACAAGTATTTGGGAATTTTTCGAATTTTTCAAGTAATCAGTACAATACTGAAGAGTACAATATAATTAGAGACAATACGTACGTCAGCCCTTTAAACGAACCGCTGTCTACTTTTTCCATTGATGTAGATGCCGCATCTTATTCGAATATTAGACGGATGATCAATTACGGACAGTATCCAAACAAAGATGCTGTACGGATAGAAGAAATGATAAACTATTTCAGTTATAATTATCCTGAACCAAAAGGAGAAGATCCTTTTTCAATTACAACAGAGATAGGCGCAGCACCTTGGAATCCAAATCACCAATTGGTACATATTGGTCTTCAAGGAAAGCAGATTGACTACACGGAGGCTAATCCATCTAACCTTGTATTTCTTATAGACGTTTCAGGTTCGATGGGAGCAAACAACAAGCTACCACTCCTTAAATCTTCTATGAAGCTTCTCATCAACTCTCTGAAAGACGAAGATAGAATTGCAATAGTAGTGTATGCAGGTGCAGCTGGATTAGTACTCCCTTCAACGCCGATTAGTGAGAAGTCGACAATCATTAAGGCCCTAGATCATCTTCAGTCTGGAGGATCTACTGCCGGTGGCGCAGGAATAAAACTTGCATACAAAGTGGCTAAAGAGAACCTAATCGCTAATGGTAACAATCGCATTATACTTGCTACAGACGGTGACTTTAATGTTGGTGCTTCATCTAGCTCAGATATGGTTCGATTAATTGAAGAGAGGAGGAAATATGGTATCTACCTAACAATCACCGGCTTTGGAATGGGCAATTATAAAGATGGCCGAATGGAGCAGATAAGCAATGCTGGAAATGGCAATTACTACTATATAGACAATATACAAGAAGCTAAAAAGGTATTTGTTAATGAAATAAACTCTACCCTCTTTACAATTGCTAAAGATGTTAAGATTCAAGTTGAATTTAATCCTACTCAAGTACAGTCTTACAGGCTTATTGGCTACGTAAACAGAAAGCTGGCTGCCGAAGACTTTAACGACGACAAGAAAGACGCTGGCGAACTTGGAGCAGGACACACAGTAACGGCACTTTATGAAATCATACCAACCGGCGTCAAGTCATCTTTTACGAACGACATCGATCCATTGAAATACCAAAGCAATCTTCAGCAGATAATGGCGGTATCCAATTCGGATGAACTATTAACCGTAAAGTTCAGGTACAAAGAGCCAAACGAAGACACCAGTAAGCTTCTCGTGAAGACCTTAAAAAGCAAAGAGGTTACTACAAAAAATTCAGAGAACTTTCTGTTTTCTGCAG is a window encoding:
- a CDS encoding SulP family inorganic anion transporter, with the protein product MKKLFQNFTFNAKDDILSGLTVALALVPEAVAFAFVAGIDPLVGLYGAFIMGLITSLFGGRPGMISGATGAMAVVMVHMIQKGNEVGLTLENPIENLGLQWLFITLIIVGAIQIAAGIFKLGKFVRLIPHSVMMGFVNGLAIVIFLSQLGLFKESIDGKMVWMQGQDMYMMAGFVGLTMLIMYLLPKLTTKAPAALVAIGVVAAITILGGLDVNTVGSFIKDGGGDGLSGSLPVFQTGLFDFVSTLDGHWSLILSTAFLLAAVGLIESLMTLNLVDEITETRGSGNLECVAQGGANLLNGLFGGMGGCAMIGQSLINVNSGGRGRLSGFTASIALLCFILFGASFIEQIPLAALVGVMFMVVIGTFAWSSFRIITKIPKADAFVLIVVSAITVWQDLAIAVIVGVIISALVFAWKNATMIRARKSIKEDGTKVYEIWGPLFFGSVQAFTSKFDAKDDPDKVEIDFIESKVNDHSGIEAVRVITRKYIDLGKDVKLVHLSPECKTLLLKANPVFAEIITSSKDDPKYRVATNLMDDEI
- a CDS encoding sigma-70 family RNA polymerase sigma factor: MNLSFDRKYDDLSDKVLLKHYKNSGDLEELGELYHRYMHLVFGVCLKYLKNKADSEDAVMNIFEKLIHDTQRFEIDNFKSWLHVTSRNFCLMQIRSGKSKAGAESKMDDMEYTIPMHHVEEPSIENDLTALEKCINKLQAEQKKCVKLFFLEDKSYRQIEEVAGYELKKVKSYIQNGKRNIKTCLEKSRE
- a CDS encoding von Willebrand factor type A domain-containing protein, with the translated sequence MKATIKITTLSLTLLFISLISYAKQVTGIVKNSNTVLSSVIVQVKNTQVKSKTNKLGEFSIEATSPNTILTFTAKDHLVKEVFVGTRDSIEITLVYSQLITVKDQKELEIEIVEDEVMEITREYHEKVKYDKGPGKIHPKSSKIMRCLSSPNQGQVFGNFSNFSSNQYNTEEYNIIRDNTYVSPLNEPLSTFSIDVDAASYSNIRRMINYGQYPNKDAVRIEEMINYFSYNYPEPKGEDPFSITTEIGAAPWNPNHQLVHIGLQGKQIDYTEANPSNLVFLIDVSGSMGANNKLPLLKSSMKLLINSLKDEDRIAIVVYAGAAGLVLPSTPISEKSTIIKALDHLQSGGSTAGGAGIKLAYKVAKENLIANGNNRIILATDGDFNVGASSSSDMVRLIEERRKYGIYLTITGFGMGNYKDGRMEQISNAGNGNYYYIDNIQEAKKVFVNEINSTLFTIAKDVKIQVEFNPTQVQSYRLIGYVNRKLAAEDFNDDKKDAGELGAGHTVTALYEIIPTGVKSSFTNDIDPLKYQSNLQQIMAVSNSDELLTVKFRYKEPNEDTSKLLVKTLKSKEVTTKNSENFLFSAAVAQFGMLLRDSEFKGDASYESVLSLANKSKGADKFGYRSEFIKMVESCLLMAIK